The Manihot esculenta cultivar AM560-2 chromosome 11, M.esculenta_v8, whole genome shotgun sequence genome includes a region encoding these proteins:
- the LOC122725177 gene encoding eukaryotic peptide chain release factor subunit 1-3-like yields MISLIMPPRDQISRVTKMLGDEFGTASNIKSRVNRQSVLAAITSAQQRLKLYNKVPPNGLVLYTGTVVTEDGKEKKVTIDFEPFKPINASLYLCDNKFHTEALNELLESDDKFGFIVMDGNGTLFGTLSGNTREVLHKFTVDLPKKHGRGGQSALRFARLRMEKRHNYVRKTAELATQFFINPATSHAVLHHLSNN; encoded by the coding sequence ATGATATCTCTTATTATGCCTCCTCGTGATCAAATATCTCGGGTCACAAAGATGCTGGGTGATGAATTTGGAACTGCTTCAAACATTAAAAGTAGGGTCAACCGTCAGTCAGTATTGGCTGCCATTACATCTGCTCAGCAGAGGCTGAAACTTTATAACAAGGTTCCTCCCAATGGGTTGGTGCTTTATACTGGAACAGTTGTTACTGAAGATGGGAAGGAAAAGAAGGTAACTATTGATTTCGAGCCTTTCAAACCTATCAATGCATCACTTTACCTTTGCGACAACAAGTTTCACACAGAAGCACTCAATGAACTCTTAGAATCTGACGACAAGTTTGGTTTTATTGTAATGGATGGGAATGGCACTCTTTTTGGAACATTAAGTGGTAACACACGAGAAGTACTTCATAAATTTACTGTTGATTTGCCAAAGAAGCATGGGAGAGGAGGACAGTCTGCCCTTCGTTTTGCTCGACTTCGAATGGAAAAACGACACAACTATGTTAGGAAAACTGCAGAGCTAGCCACGCAGTTCTTCATCAATCCTGCTACCAGCCACGCAGTTCTTCATCACTTAAGCAACAATTGA